The following coding sequences are from one Gossypium hirsutum isolate 1008001.06 chromosome A12, Gossypium_hirsutum_v2.1, whole genome shotgun sequence window:
- the LOC107943781 gene encoding ribose-phosphate pyrophosphokinase 1 isoform X1, with the protein MASLTIISPCNSSSSSLSSSSSSLFAGSSLSHKTVGYNQSRSRTCASNSFKCNLPQPVDIGNGKPTVPIVNERTLPKFLESARMETSVNRNGGKLKVFSGTANPALSQEIAWYMGLELGKINIKRFADGEIYVQLQESVRGCDVYLVQSTCPPANENLMELLIMVDACRRASAKNITVVIPYFGYARADRKTQGRESIAAKLVANLITEAGANRVLACDLHSGQSMGYFDIPVDHVHCQSVILDYLASKTISSDDLVVVSPDVGGVARARSFAKKLSDAPLAIVDKRRHGHNVAEVMNLIGDVKGKVAVMVDDMIDTAGTIAKGAALLHQEGAREVYACCSHAVFSPPAIDRLSSGLFQEVIITNTLPVAEKNYFPQLTVLSVANLLGETIWRVHDDCSVSSIFQ; encoded by the exons ATGGCTTCGTTGACGATTATTTCTCCGTGTAACTCGTCGTCGTCGTCTTTGTCGTCCTCTTCGTCTTCACTCTTCGCCGGTTCCTCTCTCAGCCATAAAACCGTCGGTTACAATCAGTCTCGCTCTCGTACCTGTGCTTCTAACAGCTTC AAATGTAACCTGCCTCAACCAGTGGATATTGGAAATGGGAAGCCAACGGTTCCAATCGTTAATGAAAGGACACTGCCCAAGTTCTTGGAATCGGCTCGAATGGAAACAAGTGTTAACAGAAATGGTGGCAAGCTCAAAGTGTTTTCTGGGACTGCCAATCCTGCGCTTTCTCAG GAAATTGCATGGTACATGGGCCTGGAGCTGGGGAAGATTAACATTAAGCGATTTGCTGATGGGGAAATTTATGTTCAGCTCCAAGAGAGTGTTAGAGGATGTGATGTATATTTAGTGCAATCAACATGCCCTCCTGCAAATGAGAATCTCATGGAGCTTCTTATAATGGTAGATGCTTGTCGGAGAGCATCAGCCAAAAATATCACTGTGGTGATTCCTTATTTTGGTTATGCCAGAGCTGATAGAAAG ACTCAAGGGCGTGAATCCATTGCGGCCAAACTTGTTGCAAATCTGATCACTGAAGCTGGTGCAAACCGTGTTCTTGCTTGTGACCTTCATTCTGGGCAGTCCATGGGTTACTTTGATATTCCAGTGGACCATGTCCACTGCCAG TCTGTGATTCTTGATTATCTTGCCAGCAAGACAATTTCTTCTGATGACTTGGTGGTGGTTTCACCTGATGTTGGAGGAGTAGCAAGAGCACGGTCTTTTGCAAAAAAACTATCAGATGCACCTTTAGCCATTGTGGATAAAAGACGTCATGGACACAATGTTGCAGAG GTAATGAACCTAATTGGTGACGTAAAAGGAAAAGTTGCAGTTATGGTGGATGATATGATTGACACTGCTG GAACGATTGCAAAGGGGGCAGCACTGCTACACCAAGAGGGGGCGAGGGAAGTTTATGCATGCTGTAGTCATGCAGTTTTCag CCCTCCTGCAATAGATAGGCTGTCAAGTGGCCTTTTCCAAGAAGTGATCATTACAAATACTCTTCCAGTGGCAGAGAAGAACTACTTCCCCCAGCTCACAGTTCTCTCTGTGGCCAATCTGTTGGGTGAAACCATTTGGCGTGTTCACGATGATTGTTCTGTGAGTAgtatttttcagtga
- the LOC107943781 gene encoding ribose-phosphate pyrophosphokinase 1 isoform X2, translating into METSVNRNGGKLKVFSGTANPALSQEIAWYMGLELGKINIKRFADGEIYVQLQESVRGCDVYLVQSTCPPANENLMELLIMVDACRRASAKNITVVIPYFGYARADRKTQGRESIAAKLVANLITEAGANRVLACDLHSGQSMGYFDIPVDHVHCQSVILDYLASKTISSDDLVVVSPDVGGVARARSFAKKLSDAPLAIVDKRRHGHNVAEVMNLIGDVKGKVAVMVDDMIDTAGTIAKGAALLHQEGAREVYACCSHAVFSPPAIDRLSSGLFQEVIITNTLPVAEKNYFPQLTVLSVANLLGETIWRVHDDCSVSSIFQ; encoded by the exons ATGGAAACAAGTGTTAACAGAAATGGTGGCAAGCTCAAAGTGTTTTCTGGGACTGCCAATCCTGCGCTTTCTCAG GAAATTGCATGGTACATGGGCCTGGAGCTGGGGAAGATTAACATTAAGCGATTTGCTGATGGGGAAATTTATGTTCAGCTCCAAGAGAGTGTTAGAGGATGTGATGTATATTTAGTGCAATCAACATGCCCTCCTGCAAATGAGAATCTCATGGAGCTTCTTATAATGGTAGATGCTTGTCGGAGAGCATCAGCCAAAAATATCACTGTGGTGATTCCTTATTTTGGTTATGCCAGAGCTGATAGAAAG ACTCAAGGGCGTGAATCCATTGCGGCCAAACTTGTTGCAAATCTGATCACTGAAGCTGGTGCAAACCGTGTTCTTGCTTGTGACCTTCATTCTGGGCAGTCCATGGGTTACTTTGATATTCCAGTGGACCATGTCCACTGCCAG TCTGTGATTCTTGATTATCTTGCCAGCAAGACAATTTCTTCTGATGACTTGGTGGTGGTTTCACCTGATGTTGGAGGAGTAGCAAGAGCACGGTCTTTTGCAAAAAAACTATCAGATGCACCTTTAGCCATTGTGGATAAAAGACGTCATGGACACAATGTTGCAGAG GTAATGAACCTAATTGGTGACGTAAAAGGAAAAGTTGCAGTTATGGTGGATGATATGATTGACACTGCTG GAACGATTGCAAAGGGGGCAGCACTGCTACACCAAGAGGGGGCGAGGGAAGTTTATGCATGCTGTAGTCATGCAGTTTTCag CCCTCCTGCAATAGATAGGCTGTCAAGTGGCCTTTTCCAAGAAGTGATCATTACAAATACTCTTCCAGTGGCAGAGAAGAACTACTTCCCCCAGCTCACAGTTCTCTCTGTGGCCAATCTGTTGGGTGAAACCATTTGGCGTGTTCACGATGATTGTTCTGTGAGTAgtatttttcagtga